In Sporocytophaga myxococcoides, the genomic window ACAGTTCTGCTGCTTCATTGGCTGGGGGTATTGGTTATATAGGCTTTAATGCATTGCGTCAAACAGATAATGCTATAGGTATAAATTCTGATGGTACCAATAATGGAGGAGCTATCATTGCAGGAACAATAAAAGGAGGTCTTAATTTTATAACCTTTAAGAGCGGAGCTCATGGGGCGGCTACGGGAATTCAATGGGCATCTACATCACAACTTGCTGGTTCAATAAGAATGTCAATAAATCCTAATGGTAAAGTATTCATCGGGGATCCTGCGAGTGTATCTAATTACGAGACGTTGAATGAATTCGGTCTTTATGTTAAAGGAGGAGGAGTAAGAGCCGAGAGATTAAAATGTGATCTATCAACAGCAGGATGGGCAGACTATGTTTTTGAGCCAACTTATAAGTTAAAGCCACTAGCAGAAGTAGAGCAATTTATTAAAGAGAACAAACATCTTCCAGAAGTTCCATCAGCAAAGAAAGTAGAAGAAGAGGGTATTGATGTAGCAGAGATGGATGCAATACTATTAAAGAAGATCGAAGAGTTGACTCTTTATATGATTGAGCTTAAGAAAGAGAATGCAGAAATGAAGAAGGAGCTTGAATTGCTTCAGAAATAGTGTTTGTAAAGACGAACTTTTAATATAAAATATTAAAGAAAAGCACTATGAAAAATAGATATATATATAATAAACCGTTTTACCTCTTGGTTGCGGTACTTACGTTCCAGAGCTTTCTCTCATTAGGGCAGGTTCAGAATCCATATTGGTATTTTCCTCCATATAAGGTTGATTTTACGACATCAACTCCTACCGTTTCATTGATAGGTACTGGAGCACTTACTAAAACAGAGGCATCAAACGGAATACACAATACTGCTGGTGACCTGAGTTTTTATATTATGGGAAATGACATTCAAGGCAGGACCGGTCAAACGGGAACTTTGAATTTCAGCCCGTTTCTTAAGGAAGGTTTGATTATTCCTATAATTGGAGAATGTAATAGTTACTATGTCTTGGGGTATGATGTCGTGCATGGGATTAAGAACGGGATGGATGTTACTCAGTATTTTTTAACCTATTCTAAAATTTCAGTAAATCCCAACGGAACTTGGACTTCAACTCCTGGAGATTATATACCAATTGATGATCCTTCTGATGCTTCTTTTGCTGTGTCGCCTTACTGGTATAAGAAGCATGGACACGATAATTATACTTATTATTCTGTTTTATTTTTAATGGATGGTTCGACACATGCCATTGACGATTATGATGTTTCTAGTAGTGGAATTACAAAGTCTGATTTTAATTTATCAGATACTAGAGGAGGTAAAGCTAATGAGTTGGAGGTTACTCGAAATGGAGGAGTAGCATTTGGATTTGAAAATCAACCGATAATTCGTATAGTTAAATCTGAAAACATATATCAGGATTATTCAATACCAGGTCTTTTGGATGGAGGATTTTCCGGTATAGAGTTTTCAAGAGATGGTCTTAGTGTTTTTGGCGCTGAAAGAATAACCAATAAGATATACAAGTTTAATTTGCTAGACAATTCGGTCTCTGAAGTCGCCGGTTCTTCTGGTCTTGGACTTTCTCAGCTTGAACTTGCATATGATGGTTACATCTATGCTTCGAATGGAACACAATTGAAAGGATTTGATCCGGAAGCTGCGAGCCCTTCGATTACAAAAACAATTACAGTTCCAAATCCCATATCAGGGGGCATTTATACTCTTGTGGACCAGAATGATAGAGTTGATTATTCTAATCCTTTTAATATGCCTGAGTGCCTTGGATGGATAACTCTTTCTGGCCTTAATTCGGCAAATCCTATTCCATCAAGCAATCTTTGGAGTGAATATTTTGGTTATCAGAAGATAAAAACTTTGGGGTCTGTAGTAGTTAATACAGGAACCTCAGTTTTATTTGTAGCCAGTGGTTCAATTGAATTAAACCCTGGCTTTGAAGCCGAATATGGTAGTACTTTTGAAGCATTTGTCGAAGAATGCTGGACTCCAGAAGTTCCTGATTGGGTTACTTGTCCTCCAACCAATCGAATAGCAGAGGAATCTTTTGATGTTGCGGTTCCGAGTGGTTTAGTACTTTCGCCAAATCCCACATCAGGAGTTTTTTCTATTCAGTGTAATTTTGATTTAACCGAAGATGTCTACGGTATGATAAGCAATAGCCGGGGAGAATCAGTTATGACAATCACATCAGGAATGTTCAATGGAAATATGCTTAATGTTAATATGGAAGGCTATGCTAAAGGGCTATACTATTTAAATATTAAGAATGGAAATGATCAATATGATAAAAAAGTAGTGATCCAATAATTTTCGTCAAATTAAATCTTTGAATTTTTCTTATAGGGTTGTTCTTAAGCCAGACAACCCTATAGGTTTAATGCGAGATGAAAACTTTCAATGTTCTTTTATTAAATTAATTTTTTATCACCTTATACCTATCCACATAATCCGATATCAACCCATCAACCCCCATCTCCATCAGCTTTTTCATTTCAGCAACTTCATTCACAGTCCACGGAATAACCTTCATATTATTCTCCTTTGCAAACTTCATCAATTCATGATCTACCAATATATATTCGGGGCTGTAAATAGCAGGAATAAAGCCAAGCATTGAAAGATTTTCCTGAAAGCTTAAAGTGTTTTCAACAAGAAAGGATAAGGTTATATCAGGGCGAGTTCTATGAAGATATTGAAGAGGACGCAGATCAAAGCACTGCACGATTGTTCTGTTCAGAATATGTTTCTTCTGAAGAACTTCTATCAGAAGATCAGTAAACTCTTCATATGGTGGGTGAAAGGTATTGTCTCCTTCTATGGTAGATTTGATCTCTATGTTATAGAATAACTTCGGATGATTCAGTGATGAAGCATATGTTTCTGCTGCATCAATTACATCTTCCAGTAGCGGTTTGTATACAGGCATTTTTACCTGTTTGGGAAATCTTGGATGTACTTTGCTTCCGCAGTCAAAAGTTTTGATTTCCTCATAAGTCATTGCAAATAACTTATAATTCCTTTCTTCTTCCTCTTTAATTTCTGATCCGTCAGGCTTAAGACAAAATTCGTGAGAGAAGAAAGGATCATGTGACACCACAACTTTTTGATCCTTGCTGATCACTACATCCATTTCCAATGTCGTTACACCCAGTTCTATTGCTTTTAAAAATCCGGGAGTAGAATTCTCAGGCATCAGCCCTCTGCAGCCTCTGTGTCCTTCAAAATCAAAAAAGTCGAATTTCATTAGATGACGATTACAGGTTAGATTTTTCCAGTTTTAATACAGGAGCTTGATTGATGGAAGCTAAGAATTCCTCACGAACTCTTGCTGTTAACGGTATGGCGATATCGTTTTCTTTAAAAGCCTTTTGTATATCTATTATAGCATTATGTTTTACAAGAAATACATTTTTGTGCTCTGCAAGATTCACCCAAAGTTTGAGGATAAGATTAATAGAGGTTTCGTTTAAGGTGTCAAAATATACTTCAACATTTTTGTTGGGATCTCTTCCAGTTACCTTTTCGAGAGTGGCTTGTGCCAGATTGGCGACTTTCTCCAGATCTTCGTTGTAGGATATTCCTATAGTAAATTCAATTCTTCTTTCACCGAAGGTATGAAAGTTCTTTATTGGTTTCTGAAGGACATCTTTGGAGGGAATAATGACTTCTTGTCCATCAAATGTTTTTAGGTGGATTGCCCGGATGTCAATTGCTGAAACAGTACCTATAAAGTTATTAGTTTCAATGTGGTCCCCAACTTTAAAAGGTTTTTTCACAGCGATTATAAATCCTGATATAAGATTCGTTGCAAGATCCTGAAAAGCAAAGCTGAGGGCCAGACCAATGATACCGGCACCAGCAAGGAGGGAGGTAACTGTTTTCTCAAGTTGAAGAATGCCGAGACAGAAAAATACTCCTACCAGGATAATGATTACAGCTACAATTCTTGTAAGTATTATAATGATGTCTTCTGAAATGCTGGTCCTTAAAAGTATCCTGTGTAATACCTTTTTGACAAACTTTGCTATAAGGCTAAAGGTTATGAAGATAAGAATTGCTGTGATAAAATTTGGAATCATCAGTGCAAAAGCCCGAACCCACGACAACAATTTCTTAAAAATCATTTCATAAGCCTCGGCATAAAGGCTAATATCCAATATAATATCTCTCATTTCTTTGCTTAGGATGGTTTGACCGACCATTAAAATTACTGATTTTAAAGACAACAAAAAAAACAAAATTTTATTCGAAAAAATTCAATTGGCTACTAGTTCTTTCCCTTATTCATAGGGAATTCAGAACTTTGGATTTTTGTTTTATAGTAGAATAAAATTTATGTGTTATGGCAGAAAAAGGCAAATCCACTAACAAATCGTTGATATCCAAATATGGCTCTAGTAAAAGTGTCTGGAAGGGTGCAGGAATTGCGGCTTTTCTGGGTGTTTTTGGTTATAGCGCAAAATATTTTCCTTATTTGGGTGAAACGAGCAAGATAAAAGAGCTGGCAAAAGAAGACCAGCTGATGTATGATAAGGAACGGGCTGATCTGGAATCCTAAGGAGGAACTTATAAAATTCCTCACGGGTTAGGAATGAGATAACTAAAATTGATGCTGATGAAATATCTGTTGGGATTAATTATTGTATTGGGGTTGGGATTTAATTCCTTTGCTCAGACACCGCAGGATGAACAAAATGAGGATTCCTTCATTTGTTATCAGGTGGATGAGAATTCTATTAGTTGTTATTCTGATTATGACCCTGCTTTCGATGAAACGTTTCAGCAGGGTGTTACTCCTGAGGGTGACATTTATTCCATGGAAGAAAACATAATCGAATCTCCCGGGCAGGAAGAGAATGCTTCTGAAGAATTTTATCGAATTGAGCCTCTGGAGTTGGAAGGTACACCTCAATGCGAGGCAAATGAAAAAGAAGAGGCTAAGGCATATAACAGGCCCGAAAATTATGAAGATAAGTCAAATGAAGATATTTCTCAGATAGGCGATCAGGAACGAGGTGAAAATACAGTGAATTCTGAGATATGTAGTCAGTTAGAAAGGTCTGATGGTAAATCTTTCGGTGAACCGTATGATTTTGAAAAGGCACAATGTTACTGTCCTGACATGGAAACCACCACTGAAGGAGATTATAAATTCGGTAATCCTGATGAGGAAATTAACCCCGAAGATGTTCATATAGAGACAAATGTTTCTACAGATGAAGGAGGAATATATTAATAGTTTCCAAAAAATACTATGTTGTAAATTTTGAAAAGGAGAGGCTGCAACCTTTCCTTTTTTGTATTTTTTCTGTTGAAAAAAGTCATAGGCCAATTAGAAATATTGTTAATCACTTAAACCAATTTCTTTTAAACCAATTTCTTTATTTGTATTGATGAAACCGATTGGACAATTATAAATTTTTTTAATGTTTAATTCCGGTTTAAAGATGGATATGGCTTAGATTTGTATATGGCCAGTCAATTCGATCAATCTTTTCAGGATGAACTTTCTAAATTAAACGAGGCTCAGAAAAGTGCGGTAGAGCATCTCGAAGGACCTGTTCTGGTAATTGCCGGACCTGGTACAGGGAAGACTCAGATTCTTTCCGCAAGAATCGGATATATCCTCAGTTCTGCTGATACACAGGCTCGTCCTCACAATATTCTTTGCCTTACATATACTGACGCCGGTACAATTGCTATGCGCAAAAGGCTTCTGAAATTCATTGGCCCGGAGGCATATAAAGTACACATTCATACCTTTCATTCTTTTTGTAACCAGGTAATTCAGGAAAATCTGGATTATTTTGGTTTTAGGGATTTACAGCCTATTACTGAACTTGAGTCCATTCTGTTATTCAAAGAACTTATTGATGATCTTGGCCCAAAGAATCCGTTAAAGCGTTATACAGGTGATGCTTATTATGAGGTAAGAAGACTTCA contains:
- a CDS encoding 3-coathanger stack domain-containing protein; this translates as MKNRYIYNKPFYLLVAVLTFQSFLSLGQVQNPYWYFPPYKVDFTTSTPTVSLIGTGALTKTEASNGIHNTAGDLSFYIMGNDIQGRTGQTGTLNFSPFLKEGLIIPIIGECNSYYVLGYDVVHGIKNGMDVTQYFLTYSKISVNPNGTWTSTPGDYIPIDDPSDASFAVSPYWYKKHGHDNYTYYSVLFLMDGSTHAIDDYDVSSSGITKSDFNLSDTRGGKANELEVTRNGGVAFGFENQPIIRIVKSENIYQDYSIPGLLDGGFSGIEFSRDGLSVFGAERITNKIYKFNLLDNSVSEVAGSSGLGLSQLELAYDGYIYASNGTQLKGFDPEAASPSITKTITVPNPISGGIYTLVDQNDRVDYSNPFNMPECLGWITLSGLNSANPIPSSNLWSEYFGYQKIKTLGSVVVNTGTSVLFVASGSIELNPGFEAEYGSTFEAFVEECWTPEVPDWVTCPPTNRIAEESFDVAVPSGLVLSPNPTSGVFSIQCNFDLTEDVYGMISNSRGESVMTITSGMFNGNMLNVNMEGYAKGLYYLNIKNGNDQYDKKVVIQ
- a CDS encoding glycerophosphodiester phosphodiesterase family protein — its product is MKFDFFDFEGHRGCRGLMPENSTPGFLKAIELGVTTLEMDVVISKDQKVVVSHDPFFSHEFCLKPDGSEIKEEEERNYKLFAMTYEEIKTFDCGSKVHPRFPKQVKMPVYKPLLEDVIDAAETYASSLNHPKLFYNIEIKSTIEGDNTFHPPYEEFTDLLIEVLQKKHILNRTIVQCFDLRPLQYLHRTRPDITLSFLVENTLSFQENLSMLGFIPAIYSPEYILVDHELMKFAKENNMKVIPWTVNEVAEMKKLMEMGVDGLISDYVDRYKVIKN
- a CDS encoding mechanosensitive ion channel family protein, translating into MRDIILDISLYAEAYEMIFKKLLSWVRAFALMIPNFITAILIFITFSLIAKFVKKVLHRILLRTSISEDIIIILTRIVAVIIILVGVFFCLGILQLEKTVTSLLAGAGIIGLALSFAFQDLATNLISGFIIAVKKPFKVGDHIETNNFIGTVSAIDIRAIHLKTFDGQEVIIPSKDVLQKPIKNFHTFGERRIEFTIGISYNEDLEKVANLAQATLEKVTGRDPNKNVEVYFDTLNETSINLILKLWVNLAEHKNVFLVKHNAIIDIQKAFKENDIAIPLTARVREEFLASINQAPVLKLEKSNL